In one Massilia endophytica genomic region, the following are encoded:
- a CDS encoding phosphoribosyl-ATP diphosphatase translates to MSTVLDRLALLIEGRKPANGGDPATSYVAKLFAKGDDAILKKVGEEATETVMAAKDARVSGDSSKVLYECADLWFHSMVMLAQFGLTPQQVLDELARREGMSGIEEKASRQPD, encoded by the coding sequence ATGAGCACGGTACTGGACCGCCTGGCGCTGCTGATCGAAGGCCGCAAGCCCGCCAACGGCGGCGACCCCGCCACCTCCTATGTGGCCAAGCTCTTCGCCAAGGGCGACGACGCCATCCTGAAGAAGGTGGGCGAGGAAGCCACAGAGACCGTGATGGCGGCCAAGGACGCCCGCGTCTCCGGCGACAGCAGCAAGGTCCTGTACGAGTGCGCCGACCTGTGGTTCCATTCCATGGTGATGCTGGCCCAGTTCGGCCTCACGCCGCAGCAGGTGCTGGACGAGCTGGCGCGCCGCGAAGGCATGTCCGGCATCGAGGAAAAAGCTTCGCGCCAACCAGATTAA
- the tatC gene encoding twin-arginine translocase subunit TatC gives MSTDNPAEETFISHLIELRDRLVKASIGIVLVTVALMFWPGPSHIYDFIAQPMIASLPVGSKMIATGVIAPFLVPMKVTLVLGFILALPWVLYQLWAFVAPGLYTHEKRLIAPLVISSSLLFVSGVAFCYFFVFGRVFKFIAEFSPTSIAVTPDIENYLDFVMSMCLAFGATFEVPVVVVILVRMGIVSLAKLKEWRPYVIVGAFVIAAIVTPPDVVSQFSLAIPMWLLFELGLLVSPIFVKVTQAPEEQA, from the coding sequence ATGAGCACTGACAACCCGGCCGAAGAAACCTTCATCAGCCATCTCATCGAGCTGCGCGACCGCCTGGTCAAGGCGTCCATCGGCATCGTGCTGGTGACGGTGGCCCTCATGTTCTGGCCCGGCCCTTCCCATATCTACGACTTCATCGCCCAGCCGATGATCGCCTCCCTGCCCGTGGGTTCGAAGATGATCGCCACCGGCGTCATCGCGCCCTTCCTGGTGCCCATGAAGGTGACGCTGGTGCTGGGCTTTATCCTGGCCCTGCCCTGGGTGCTGTACCAGCTGTGGGCCTTCGTGGCGCCCGGCCTGTACACGCACGAGAAGCGCCTGATCGCGCCGCTGGTCATCTCGTCCTCCCTGCTCTTCGTGTCGGGCGTGGCCTTCTGCTACTTCTTCGTGTTCGGCCGTGTGTTCAAGTTCATCGCCGAGTTCTCGCCGACCTCCATTGCCGTGACGCCGGATATCGAGAACTATCTCGATTTCGTCATGTCCATGTGCCTCGCCTTCGGCGCCACCTTCGAGGTGCCCGTGGTGGTGGTGATCCTGGTGCGGATGGGGATTGTGTCGCTGGCCAAGCTGAAGGAGTGGCGGCCGTATGTGATCGTGGGCGCTTTCGTCATCGCCGCGATTGTGACCCCGCCGGACGTGGTGAGCCAGTTCTCGCTGGCGATTCCCATGTGGTTGCTGTTTGAGCTGGGCCTGCTCGTATCGCCGATCTTCGTGAAAGTCACCCAAGCCCCGGAAGAGCAGGCCTGA
- the tatB gene encoding Sec-independent protein translocase protein TatB, with the protein MIDLGLSKLAIIGVVALVVIGPERLPKVARMAGTLYGRAQRYLHEVKNEVSREIELEELRNLQKNVQETAQSFKADVESSISKNMAEVEDAFRIDNPLHDEYHHDSFTSSEDLARKAKEFRRKRLVRTSAVPLWYKQRNGGRMHVVSGAARVARFRPRSGKPPASFY; encoded by the coding sequence GTGATCGATCTCGGTCTTTCCAAACTGGCCATTATCGGGGTCGTCGCGCTGGTCGTGATCGGTCCCGAGCGGCTGCCCAAGGTGGCGCGCATGGCCGGCACCCTGTACGGACGCGCCCAGCGCTACCTGCACGAGGTAAAGAACGAGGTGAGCCGGGAGATCGAGCTGGAGGAGCTGCGCAACCTGCAGAAGAACGTGCAGGAAACGGCGCAGTCCTTCAAGGCCGATGTCGAGAGTTCGATCTCGAAGAACATGGCCGAGGTGGAGGATGCCTTCCGCATCGATAATCCGCTCCACGACGAATACCATCACGACAGTTTTACATCCAGCGAAGACCTGGCGCGCAAGGCCAAGGAATTCCGGCGCAAGCGCCTGGTGCGCACCTCGGCCGTGCCGCTGTGGTACAAGCAGCGCAACGGCGGCCGCATGCACGTGGTCTCCGGCGCGGCGCGCGTGGCGCGTTTCCGTCCGCGCAGCGGCAAACCACCTGCATCGTTCTACTAA
- a CDS encoding histidine triad nucleotide-binding protein yields the protein MDNCLFCKIAAKQIPSSIVYEDDELMAFKDINPAAPVHLLVIPKQHVATLADTSEAHAPLLGKMLALAPKLAKEHGISVSYDADGTPSGGYKTTINTGPDGGQEIYHLHLHVYGGPRPWRGLR from the coding sequence GTGGACAACTGCCTGTTCTGCAAGATCGCCGCCAAACAGATCCCTTCCTCCATCGTCTACGAGGACGATGAGCTGATGGCCTTCAAGGATATCAACCCCGCCGCGCCCGTGCATCTGCTGGTGATCCCCAAGCAGCACGTGGCCACCCTGGCCGACACCAGCGAGGCCCACGCTCCCCTGCTGGGCAAGATGCTGGCCCTGGCGCCGAAGCTGGCGAAGGAGCACGGCATTTCCGTGTCCTACGACGCGGACGGCACGCCGAGCGGCGGCTACAAGACCACCATCAACACGGGGCCGGATGGCGGCCAGGAAATCTACCACCTGCACCTGCACGTCTACGGCGGCCCCCGCCCCTGGCGCGGCCTGCGTTGA
- the tatA gene encoding Sec-independent protein translocase subunit TatA: MGSMSIWHWLIVLVVVMLVFGTKKLGNIGSDLGKAVKGFKDGVKGDEEQANAQPAPPPAQVTDKGTIEVEAKEKHKV, encoded by the coding sequence ATGGGTTCTATGAGCATCTGGCACTGGCTGATCGTCCTGGTGGTGGTCATGCTGGTGTTCGGCACCAAGAAACTGGGCAATATCGGTTCCGACCTCGGCAAGGCCGTGAAGGGCTTCAAGGACGGCGTGAAGGGCGACGAGGAACAGGCGAACGCCCAGCCCGCCCCGCCTCCGGCCCAGGTGACCGACAAGGGCACCATCGAGGTGGAAGCCAAGGAAAAGCACAAGGTTTAA
- a CDS encoding DUF885 domain-containing protein, with protein sequence MIKTKIALAAMLMSLALAPAEAAKKPAKSGKPARTAVSKKSSKPGKKSSVKAPTAAKGVKKGGKGAKAAKAPQAAAPATLPAERRQDRSFDTASGQFLTALWRIDPESAIVMGKYDTAATLTVLDPATRQRQQAFIEEWLEKLGKINARDLSPRQRTDHALLLNKLQSDLWYLNTFREYEWNPALYNIASPLDYILHTEYAAKPQRLRTLLRRIANAPQYYEAARKNIVNPTREHTQLAIAQAPGVTALLDELAKEAELSPLAANEKGLFAQRIAAAKTAVESYAAWLSELDKTMEQARSGRSFRIGKELYEAKFGFDIQAAGSAEQTYQKALAAREQLLANMERYTDELWPKYMDDKPKPADRIAKIGMMISLLSANHVQRDQFFAEIQRQIPQLQDYVARNQLLTLDPDKPLVVRPTPVYQRGVAGASIEAPGPYRPQDRTYYNVTPLDDATPEQAESTLREYNHWMLQILNMHEAIPGHYAQLVYANKSPSLVKAIFGNGAMVEGWAVYSERMMLESGYGGNAPEMWLMWSKWNLRSVTNTILDYSVHVLGMQREQAIDLLTRQAFQTQREAEEKWRRVQLSSVQLTSYFSGYSEIMELREQRKQALGSKFSLKDFHEDFLSYGSAPVKVIRELMQ encoded by the coding sequence ATGATCAAGACCAAGATTGCCTTGGCCGCAATGCTGATGAGCCTGGCGCTTGCGCCGGCCGAGGCGGCCAAGAAACCGGCCAAGTCCGGTAAGCCTGCCAGGACGGCGGTGAGCAAGAAAAGCAGCAAGCCGGGCAAGAAATCCTCCGTCAAGGCGCCCACCGCGGCCAAGGGCGTCAAAAAGGGCGGCAAAGGCGCCAAGGCCGCCAAGGCGCCCCAGGCGGCCGCTCCGGCCACCCTGCCCGCCGAACGCCGCCAGGACCGCAGTTTCGACACCGCCAGCGGCCAGTTCCTCACGGCGCTCTGGCGCATCGATCCCGAGTCCGCCATTGTGATGGGCAAGTACGACACGGCCGCCACGCTCACCGTGCTCGATCCCGCCACCCGCCAGCGCCAGCAGGCCTTTATCGAGGAATGGCTGGAGAAGCTCGGCAAGATCAATGCGCGCGACCTGTCGCCGCGCCAGCGTACCGACCATGCGCTGCTGCTGAACAAGCTGCAGTCGGACCTGTGGTATCTGAACACCTTCCGCGAGTACGAGTGGAATCCGGCGCTGTACAACATCGCCAGCCCCCTCGACTACATCCTGCACACCGAATACGCGGCCAAGCCCCAGCGCCTGCGCACCCTGCTGCGCCGCATCGCGAATGCGCCGCAGTACTACGAGGCGGCGCGCAAGAACATCGTGAATCCCACGCGCGAGCATACGCAGCTGGCCATCGCCCAGGCGCCGGGCGTCACCGCCCTGCTGGACGAGCTGGCGAAGGAGGCCGAACTGTCGCCCCTGGCCGCGAACGAGAAAGGCCTGTTCGCGCAGCGCATCGCCGCCGCGAAGACGGCCGTGGAATCCTATGCCGCCTGGCTCTCCGAGCTGGACAAGACGATGGAGCAGGCGCGCAGCGGCCGTTCCTTCCGCATCGGCAAGGAGCTGTATGAGGCGAAGTTCGGCTTCGACATCCAGGCGGCGGGGAGCGCCGAGCAGACCTACCAGAAGGCCCTGGCGGCGCGCGAGCAGCTGCTGGCGAACATGGAGCGCTACACGGACGAGCTATGGCCGAAGTACATGGACGACAAGCCCAAGCCCGCGGACCGTATCGCGAAGATCGGCATGATGATCTCCCTGCTCTCCGCCAACCACGTGCAGCGCGACCAGTTCTTCGCGGAGATCCAGCGCCAGATTCCGCAGCTGCAGGATTACGTGGCCCGCAACCAGCTGCTGACGCTGGACCCGGACAAGCCCCTGGTGGTGCGGCCGACGCCGGTCTACCAGCGCGGCGTCGCGGGCGCCAGCATCGAGGCCCCCGGCCCTTACCGCCCGCAGGACCGCACCTACTACAACGTGACGCCGCTGGACGACGCCACGCCCGAGCAGGCGGAAAGCACGCTGCGCGAATACAACCACTGGATGCTGCAGATCCTGAACATGCACGAGGCCATTCCCGGCCACTATGCGCAGCTGGTGTACGCGAACAAGTCGCCTTCGCTGGTCAAGGCCATCTTCGGCAATGGCGCCATGGTGGAAGGCTGGGCGGTGTACAGCGAACGCATGATGCTGGAATCGGGCTATGGCGGCAATGCGCCGGAGATGTGGCTGATGTGGTCGAAGTGGAACCTGCGCAGCGTGACGAACACCATCCTCGACTACAGCGTGCACGTGCTGGGCATGCAGCGCGAGCAGGCCATCGACCTGCTCACGCGCCAGGCCTTCCAGACCCAGCGCGAAGCGGAAGAGAAGTGGCGCCGCGTGCAGCTGAGCTCAGTGCAGCTCACCAGCTACTTCAGCGGCTACAGCGAGATCATGGAGCTGCGCGAGCAGCGCAAGCAGGCGCTGGGCAGCAAGTTCTCCCTGAAGGATTTCCACGAGGACTTCCTGAGCTACGGCAGCGCGCCCGTAAAAGTGATCCGCGAACTGATGCAGTAG